In Holophagales bacterium, one DNA window encodes the following:
- a CDS encoding copper-binding protein, producing the protein MRSKAAAHRLFRHAVVAMFPFALLLGCGTKAEPAKTVPDQRYEVRGEIVRLPEGGATSAEIWIRHEAIPDFATEEGKRVGMDSMTMPFALSPGLSLDGITVGDKVAFTLEIRWADRAAPARISRLIELPAETVLSLETRQGQ; encoded by the coding sequence ATGAGATCCAAGGCCGCCGCCCACCGACTCTTCCGCCACGCCGTCGTCGCGATGTTCCCCTTCGCCCTCCTCCTCGGCTGCGGAACGAAGGCCGAACCCGCGAAGACCGTGCCGGATCAGCGTTATGAAGTCCGGGGCGAGATCGTGCGCCTGCCTGAAGGCGGAGCGACATCTGCCGAGATCTGGATCCGCCACGAGGCGATTCCGGACTTTGCCACGGAAGAGGGGAAGAGGGTCGGAATGGACTCGATGACCATGCCGTTTGCTCTGTCCCCAGGTCTCTCGCTCGACGGGATCACGGTCGGCGACAAGGTCGCGTTCACCTTGGAGATTCGGTGGGCCGATCGCGCCGCTCCGGCGAGGATCTCCCGACTGATCGAGCTTCCCGCGGAGACGGTGCTGAGCCTCGAGACGCGCCAGGGGCAGTGA
- a CDS encoding PD40 domain-containing protein, producing the protein MFRTRRAHALAAALVLVTAAAAMAEIPATSSAPTKLLRFPDVHGDRVVFSYAGDLWTASTSGGLAERLTAHPGLELFGKFSPDGRWIAFTGQYDGDEQVYVIPSSGGEPRQLTFYPAHGPLTPRWGYDNQVYGWSPDGTKILFRSLRDADGGRTETALYTVELTGGLAEKLPMPTSGAGDFSPDGKRLVYSPLFRDFRTWKRYEGGWAQDLYLFDLTSHAVEPVAHSVRTERDPMWLGDAIYFVSDRDGVLNLYRFDLGRKSVEQMTHEAVWDVRWASSDNRAQIVYEIDGELALFDATTRASRRLSISVPDDGVNRRPSRISAARQIEDFELSPKGERALFVARGDVFTAPIEKGPTRNLTASSRAHDKHARWSPDGRRIAFVSDRSGEDQVYLIDQDGSHPAEPLTDRFAAMLYAPAWSPDGKRLALSDKDGKVWVVSLDDKKAVEIADDRFGPVSDYTWSPGGSHLAYSLAEANGTRSLWIWTVAEDRARQVTGEMFNEYQPAWDPQGKYLYFLSEREFAPQISDLEWNYAGNRRTGVFALALRRDVGHPFPAESDEIKLDDPIKADTGRKTEGDTTSTRKSPATSESKPAEPLRIDWEGLASRVVRVPIDADNLDGLVATTDALLFATSGAPFYGRDSYEKTKLRIFDLKKRETSVLADDIQGYVLSRDGSKVLVRQGASFSLMDATPKSVDRKSVSTSGLVVDRVPSEEWAEIFDEVWRRYRDFFYVRNMHGYDWKAIGDRYRRWLPHVGHRSDLNYVLGEMVAELNIGHAYIEGGDFSIPERPKVGLPGARFELDRAAGRYRISRIMEGNNEEARYRAPLTEVGVNVSVGDFVLAIDGVDLKATDDPYRLLRYKTDPVTLTVNNRPVADGARQVTYRPITDESDLLYYGWVAASRARVDQATGGRVGYLHLPDMGAAGAYEFVKWFYPQIRKEGLVVDVRSNGGGNISQWIIERLDTKLLGTRFGYTGDQPATYPYTVFYGHLACLLNETSASDGDIFPYRFRKAGLGPLIGKRSWGGVVGISGTGPLLDGGTVFVPQQGTNDVDGSWAIEGHGVDPDIEVENDPASVIAGQDPQLERAIAEVLRAMAEDPRKLPSRPADPVKTH; encoded by the coding sequence ATGTTCCGAACCCGACGGGCGCATGCGCTCGCCGCCGCGCTGGTCCTCGTCACCGCCGCAGCGGCAATGGCCGAGATTCCGGCGACGAGCTCGGCACCCACCAAGCTGCTTCGCTTTCCCGATGTTCACGGTGATCGCGTCGTCTTCTCCTACGCTGGGGACCTCTGGACCGCGTCGACCTCGGGAGGACTGGCCGAGCGTCTGACCGCCCATCCCGGCCTCGAGCTCTTCGGCAAGTTCTCTCCCGACGGCCGATGGATCGCCTTCACGGGCCAGTACGACGGCGACGAGCAGGTCTACGTGATTCCCTCGTCGGGGGGAGAGCCGCGCCAGCTGACCTTCTACCCGGCCCACGGCCCGCTCACCCCGCGGTGGGGCTACGACAACCAGGTGTACGGCTGGAGCCCGGACGGGACGAAGATCCTCTTCCGCTCGTTGCGGGACGCCGACGGCGGCCGCACCGAAACGGCTCTCTACACCGTCGAGCTGACCGGCGGACTCGCCGAGAAGCTCCCGATGCCGACCTCCGGGGCCGGCGACTTCTCGCCGGATGGCAAGCGCCTCGTGTACTCGCCGCTCTTTCGTGACTTCCGCACCTGGAAGCGCTACGAAGGCGGCTGGGCGCAGGATCTCTATCTTTTCGATCTGACGAGCCACGCCGTCGAACCGGTCGCCCACAGCGTGCGCACGGAACGCGACCCGATGTGGCTCGGCGATGCCATCTACTTCGTTTCCGACCGCGACGGCGTCCTGAACCTCTACCGTTTCGACCTCGGCAGGAAGTCCGTCGAGCAGATGACCCACGAAGCCGTCTGGGACGTTCGCTGGGCGAGCTCGGACAATCGAGCGCAGATCGTCTACGAGATCGACGGCGAGCTGGCGCTCTTCGACGCGACAACCCGCGCCTCCCGTCGGCTGTCGATCTCGGTGCCCGACGACGGCGTGAACCGGCGGCCGTCCCGCATCTCGGCTGCCCGGCAGATCGAGGACTTCGAGCTGTCTCCCAAGGGCGAGCGGGCGCTCTTCGTGGCCCGCGGCGACGTCTTCACGGCACCGATCGAGAAGGGCCCCACCCGGAACCTGACCGCGAGCTCCCGGGCCCACGACAAGCACGCCCGCTGGTCACCCGATGGCCGCCGGATCGCCTTCGTCTCGGACCGCTCGGGCGAGGATCAGGTCTACCTGATCGACCAGGATGGCAGCCATCCCGCCGAGCCCTTGACGGATCGCTTCGCGGCCATGCTGTACGCCCCCGCCTGGTCACCGGACGGCAAGCGGCTCGCCCTTTCCGACAAGGACGGGAAGGTCTGGGTCGTCTCCCTGGACGACAAGAAGGCCGTGGAGATTGCCGACGACCGTTTCGGTCCGGTCTCCGACTACACCTGGTCGCCTGGCGGATCTCACCTCGCCTACTCGCTCGCCGAGGCCAACGGCACCCGGTCGCTGTGGATCTGGACGGTTGCCGAGGACAGGGCGCGCCAGGTGACCGGCGAGATGTTCAACGAGTACCAGCCGGCCTGGGATCCCCAAGGCAAGTACCTCTACTTCCTCTCCGAGCGCGAGTTCGCACCGCAGATCTCCGATCTCGAATGGAACTATGCCGGCAACCGGCGGACCGGCGTCTTTGCGCTCGCCCTGCGGCGGGACGTCGGTCATCCATTCCCTGCCGAAAGCGACGAGATCAAGCTCGACGACCCCATCAAGGCCGACACCGGCAGGAAGACGGAAGGGGACACCACCTCGACGCGCAAGTCGCCGGCGACGTCGGAGAGCAAGCCGGCCGAACCGTTGCGAATCGACTGGGAGGGTCTCGCCTCGCGCGTGGTGCGCGTTCCGATCGACGCGGACAATCTCGACGGCCTGGTCGCCACCACCGACGCACTGCTCTTCGCCACCTCGGGAGCGCCCTTCTACGGCCGCGACAGCTACGAGAAGACGAAGCTGCGGATCTTCGACCTCAAGAAGCGCGAGACTAGCGTTCTCGCCGACGACATCCAGGGATACGTCCTCTCGCGTGACGGCTCGAAGGTCCTGGTGCGTCAAGGAGCCAGTTTCAGCCTGATGGACGCGACGCCGAAGAGTGTCGACCGCAAATCGGTGTCGACCTCCGGGCTGGTGGTCGATCGGGTCCCGAGCGAGGAGTGGGCCGAAATCTTCGACGAGGTCTGGCGGCGCTATCGCGATTTCTTCTACGTGCGCAACATGCACGGCTACGACTGGAAGGCGATCGGCGATCGCTACCGCCGGTGGCTCCCGCACGTCGGTCATCGTTCGGATCTCAACTACGTCCTGGGGGAGATGGTCGCCGAGCTCAACATCGGCCACGCCTACATCGAAGGCGGAGACTTCTCCATCCCGGAACGACCCAAGGTCGGCCTGCCGGGTGCCCGCTTCGAGCTCGACCGCGCCGCCGGCCGCTACCGCATCTCCAGGATCATGGAAGGGAACAACGAGGAGGCGCGATACCGCGCGCCGCTCACCGAAGTCGGCGTGAACGTCAGCGTCGGCGATTTCGTCCTGGCCATCGACGGCGTCGATTTGAAAGCCACCGACGATCCCTACCGCCTGCTGCGCTACAAGACCGACCCGGTGACCTTGACGGTCAACAACCGGCCCGTCGCCGACGGAGCGCGACAGGTCACCTATCGGCCGATCACCGACGAGAGCGACCTGCTCTACTACGGATGGGTCGCGGCGAGCCGCGCGCGCGTCGACCAGGCGACCGGCGGGCGCGTCGGCTACCTCCACCTTCCGGACATGGGGGCAGCGGGCGCCTACGAGTTCGTGAAGTGGTTCTACCCGCAGATCCGCAAGGAGGGTCTCGTCGTCGACGTGCGTTCCAACGGCGGAGGGAATATCTCTCAGTGGATCATCGAGCGGCTCGACACGAAGCTGCTCGGCACGCGCTTCGGCTACACCGGGGACCAGCCGGCAACCTACCCTTACACCGTCTTCTACGGGCATCTGGCCTGCCTGCTCAACGAGACGTCGGCTTCCGACGGCGACATCTTCCCCTACCGATTCCGCAAGGCCGGCCTCGGCCCGTTGATCGGCAAGCGATCCTGGGGCGGCGTCGTCGGAATCAGCGGGACGGGCCCGCTTCTGGACGGCGGCACCGTCTTCGTGCCACAGCAGGGGACGAACGACGTCGATGGGAGCTGGGCGATCGAAGGTCATGGCGTCGACCCGGACATCGAGGTCGAGAACGATCCGGCGTCGGTGATCGCCGGTCAGGATCCTCAACTCGAGCGGGCGATCGCGGAGGTGCTCCGCGCGATGGCAGAGGATCCCCGCAAGCTCCCCTCCCGGCCCGCAGACCCGGTGAAGACCCACTGA
- a CDS encoding GTPase, with the protein MARRKVVIMGAAGRDFHNFNCLFRNDPDVEVVAFTATQIPDIEGRTYPASLAGRFYPEGIPIQAEEDLEILVRQHAIDEVWFSYSDVAHTYVMDKGSRVIAWGAHFGICSATRTMLPSTKPVIAVTAVRTGVGKSQTTRFLSRILKSLDLKVVAVRHPMPYGDLERQTCQRFATYEDLDRQECTIEEREEYEPHIDNGFVVYAGVDYEQILRAAEEEADVILWDGGNNDTPFYKPDLHITLLDPHRAGHELRYYPGETNVVMSDLLIVNKVNTAEPDKVAEVEANCRALNPRARILRCDSRIAISDAALVAGKRALVVEDGPTLTHGGMSVGAGWFAARDAGAAEIVDPRPYAVGSIAETYAKYPNAAGILPAMGYGDEQIRDLAATIEATPADVVVEGTPIELSRIMSISKPVAKVTYELEELEPGVLEAEVRRVLGRG; encoded by the coding sequence ATGGCTCGCAGGAAGGTCGTCATCATGGGCGCCGCAGGGCGCGATTTCCATAACTTCAACTGTCTCTTCCGCAACGACCCCGACGTCGAGGTCGTCGCGTTCACCGCCACCCAGATCCCGGACATCGAGGGGCGGACCTATCCGGCGTCGCTCGCCGGGCGCTTCTATCCCGAAGGGATTCCGATCCAGGCGGAAGAGGATCTCGAGATTCTCGTCCGCCAACACGCCATCGACGAAGTCTGGTTCTCCTACTCCGACGTGGCCCACACCTACGTGATGGACAAGGGCTCGCGGGTGATCGCCTGGGGCGCCCACTTCGGCATCTGCTCGGCGACACGGACGATGCTCCCCTCGACGAAACCGGTGATCGCCGTCACGGCCGTCCGCACTGGCGTTGGCAAGTCGCAGACGACCCGATTCCTCTCCCGCATCCTCAAGTCGCTCGACCTCAAGGTCGTCGCCGTCCGCCACCCGATGCCCTACGGCGACCTCGAGCGCCAGACCTGCCAGCGCTTCGCCACCTACGAGGACCTCGACCGCCAGGAGTGCACGATCGAGGAGCGCGAGGAGTACGAGCCGCACATCGACAACGGCTTCGTGGTCTACGCCGGCGTCGACTACGAGCAGATCCTGCGCGCCGCCGAAGAGGAAGCCGACGTCATCCTCTGGGACGGCGGCAACAACGACACACCGTTCTACAAGCCCGACCTCCACATCACCCTGCTCGATCCGCATCGCGCCGGCCACGAGCTTCGCTACTACCCGGGCGAAACGAACGTGGTGATGTCCGACCTCTTGATCGTCAACAAGGTCAACACGGCCGAACCGGACAAGGTTGCCGAGGTCGAGGCGAACTGCCGGGCGCTCAACCCACGCGCCCGCATCCTCCGCTGCGATTCGCGGATCGCCATCTCCGACGCGGCCCTCGTCGCCGGGAAGCGGGCCCTCGTCGTCGAGGACGGCCCGACGCTGACGCACGGCGGGATGAGCGTCGGCGCCGGGTGGTTCGCCGCCAGGGATGCGGGAGCGGCGGAGATCGTCGATCCGCGGCCCTATGCCGTCGGTTCGATCGCCGAAACCTATGCCAAGTACCCGAACGCCGCCGGGATCCTGCCGGCGATGGGCTATGGCGACGAGCAGATCCGCGACCTCGCAGCGACGATCGAGGCGACACCGGCCGATGTCGTCGTCGAAGGCACGCCGATCGAGCTCTCTCGGATCATGTCGATCTCGAAGCCGGTGGCCAAGGTCACCTACGAGCTCGAAGAGCTCGAGCCGGGCGTGCTCGAGGCCGAAGTCCGGCGGGTTCTCGGTCGGGGCTGA